One region of Cetobacterium sp. ZOR0034 genomic DNA includes:
- a CDS encoding sigma-70 family RNA polymerase sigma factor, producing MDERDVILAKNGDSEAMEKVFLKYKSDILRNSRHLFIKGGDIDDLLQEGYIGLIKAIKSYDQSREVCFSTFANLCIKRQIITAVKSSNSNKNLKLNTSIIGDKDVNLDDLA from the coding sequence ATGGATGAAAGAGATGTAATATTGGCAAAAAATGGTGACAGTGAAGCTATGGAGAAGGTTTTCTTGAAGTATAAGAGTGATATTTTAAGAAATAGTAGACATCTTTTTATAAAAGGTGGAGATATAGATGATCTGTTACAGGAGGGGTATATTGGTCTAATAAAGGCCATCAAATCGTATGATCAAAGTAGAGAGGTGTGTTTTAGTACTTTTGCTAATCTGTGTATAAAAAGACAGATTATTACAGCGGTTAAGTCATCAAACTCAAATAAGAACTTGAAATTGAATACATCGATAATTGGGGATAAAGATGTAAACTTAGATGATCTAGCACA